The genomic stretch GCGGGCGTGCGGCTCGGCGAGCAGGTCGCCGGAGACATGGTGGCCGTGCGCATCAGCCCCGACGTGCGCATGGCCGTCGTGGGCACGCCGGGCTATTTCACGAGGCACCCGAAACCGAAAACGCCGCGCGACCTCACGGCGCACAACTGCATCAATATCCGGCTGCCAACAGCCGGTGGACTCTATGCGTGGGAGTTCAGGAAAGCGGGGCGCGAGTTGAACGTGCGCGTGGAAGGACAACTCATCTTCAATAGCGCGACCATGGCCGTGAAGGCCGCGCTGGCGGGCGCCGGTCTAGCCTACGTGACCGAGCAGCGCGTGTTGCCGCACCTCGAAAGCGGCGAACTGGTGCGCGTGTTGCCCGACTGGTGCCCGTCGTTTGCGGGCTTTCATCTGTACTACCCGAGCCGCCGGCAACCCACGCCGGCGTTCGTGGTGGTGGCTAATGCGTTGCGCGAGGGCGCCCGGG from Paraburkholderia acidisoli encodes the following:
- a CDS encoding LysR family transcriptional regulator, with the protein product MARSDLSDISAFLAVAREGSFTRAAAKLGVSQSALSQTVRNLEARLGLRLLTRTTRNLAPTEAGERLIQSVGPRLDEIEAELNALTALRDKPSGTVRIAAGDHSAEMVLWPVIEKLLPGYPDIAIEIVIDNGLTDIVEQRLDAGVRLGEQVAGDMVAVRISPDVRMAVVGTPGYFTRHPKPKTPRDLTAHNCINIRLPTAGGLYAWEFRKAGRELNVRVEGQLIFNSATMAVKAALAGAGLAYVTEQRVLPHLESGELVRVLPDWCPSFAGFHLYYPSRRQPTPAFVVVANALREGARVR